A genomic region of Rhizobium sp. NXC24 contains the following coding sequences:
- a CDS encoding HlyD family type I secretion periplasmic adaptor subunit, producing the protein MFGRNKNKKKEDNEQGQLEWYSEVPRSIRLYSVSGLAILFASFGGFGYWAATAPIASAVIAQGSFVATGNNKIVQHLEGGIIKELMVSEGQVVQEGDILLTLDPTAALANDRALKLRRLRLETVVARLKAEAQGNEEFKVPDIVTAEADDPDVTSLIQSQVVVFHSKQSKLQEQLNLIEKNIRSLEYRTQGYQGQRQAFVTQLGLLTDEQASKEKLANIGVVRRSDLLAVQRAVADAMGDLARIDAELNENEAQVAKYRQEAIIAINTNKQAALDALETAESDLDSVREQVREAAGVLDRTVIRSPVSGTVIRSYYHTAGGVITTGKPIMEILPNNVPLIIEAQVLRTSIDQLREGESASIRLSSLNRRTTPVLNGKVFYVSADSIEDNSGSTQRDVYVVRVQIPSEEIKRIPGFKPVPGMPADVLIQTSERTFFEYLSKPVVDSMSRAFRER; encoded by the coding sequence ATGTTCGGGAGAAACAAGAATAAGAAAAAAGAAGACAACGAACAGGGGCAACTCGAATGGTATAGCGAGGTGCCACGGTCGATCAGGCTCTACAGCGTCTCGGGTCTGGCGATCCTGTTCGCTTCTTTCGGCGGCTTCGGCTATTGGGCCGCCACCGCGCCGATCGCTTCGGCCGTCATCGCTCAAGGCAGTTTCGTCGCGACCGGCAACAATAAGATCGTTCAGCATCTCGAGGGCGGCATTATCAAGGAGCTGATGGTGAGCGAAGGACAGGTCGTGCAGGAGGGGGATATCCTGCTGACCCTCGATCCGACGGCGGCTCTCGCCAATGATCGGGCGCTGAAACTGAGACGGCTGCGGTTGGAAACTGTGGTCGCCCGTTTGAAAGCCGAGGCCCAGGGCAATGAAGAGTTCAAGGTCCCCGATATCGTCACGGCGGAGGCCGACGATCCCGATGTGACCTCTCTGATCCAAAGCCAGGTTGTGGTTTTTCACAGCAAACAATCCAAGCTGCAGGAACAGCTCAACCTTATCGAAAAGAACATCCGTTCGCTCGAATATCGCACCCAGGGATATCAGGGCCAGCGGCAGGCCTTCGTGACGCAGCTCGGCCTTTTGACCGATGAACAGGCATCGAAAGAGAAGCTTGCGAATATCGGCGTTGTCAGGCGTTCCGACCTTCTGGCCGTGCAGCGCGCGGTCGCCGATGCCATGGGCGACCTTGCCCGCATCGATGCTGAGTTGAACGAGAACGAAGCCCAGGTCGCCAAGTACCGCCAGGAAGCGATCATTGCCATCAACACCAACAAGCAGGCAGCGCTCGACGCGTTGGAAACGGCCGAATCCGATTTGGACAGCGTGCGCGAGCAGGTGCGTGAGGCTGCGGGCGTGCTCGACCGCACCGTCATCCGCTCACCGGTCAGCGGCACGGTCATTCGTTCCTATTATCATACCGCCGGCGGCGTCATCACGACGGGCAAGCCGATCATGGAGATATTGCCGAACAACGTGCCTTTGATCATCGAGGCACAGGTGCTGCGCACCTCCATCGACCAGTTGCGCGAAGGTGAATCCGCCTCCATCCGCCTGTCGTCCCTCAACCGGCGCACGACACCGGTGCTGAACGGTAAGGTATTCTACGTCTCAGCCGACTCGATCGAGGACAATTCCGGTTCGACGCAGCGCGATGTCTATGTTGTTCGCGTCCAGATCCCGAGTGAGGAGATCAAACGCATTCCGGGCTTCAAGCCCGTACCTGGCATGCCCGCGGATGTTTTGATCCAGACGTCCGAACGCACCTTTTTCGAATATCTCTCCAAGCCGGTGGTCGACAGCATGTCGCGCGCCTTCAGGGAGCGGTGA